TTCGGCGACCTGCTCGAACTGCATGCGGGCGACGCGCTCGCATTCGACTTCGGTTCGCTGGCCGCGCCCGGCGACAAGGCGTCGCTGCGCATTGTCGGCAATCTGCCGTACAACATTTCGAGCCCGCTGCTGTTTCATCTGACGGCGTTCGCGCATTGCGTGATCGATCAGCACTTCATGCTGCAGAACGAAGTGGTCGAGCGGATGGTGGCGGAGCCGGGCACCAAGGCGTTCAGCCGTCTCTCGGTGATGCTGCAATACCGCTACGTGATCGACAAGCAACTCGACGTGCCGCCCGAAGCGTTCAACCCGCCGCCGAAAGTCGATTCGGCGATCGTGCGGATGATCCCGTACGAATTGCATGAACTGCCGGCCGTCGACGAGCGCGTGCTCGGCGAACTGGTGACGGCCGCATTCTCGCAGCGCCGCAAGATGCTGCGTAACACGCTCGCCGCATATCGCGATTCGGTTGATTTCGAAGGGCTGGGCTTCGACTTGCAGCGCCGCGCCGAAGACGTTCCGGTGTCGGAATACGTGCGCGTCGCACAGATCGTGGCGGCCAACAAGGCTTGAGCGGTGGGCGCCGAGGGTTGAACTCCGAACTGGCAGCTTTGACACGCTGGCGCTCGAAGTCGTCCACCGCTGTGGCGGTGCCCGAATTTGTTACCCGTTTCGGCGCGGCCCTAAATCGTCACCCGCTTTGCCGGCGCGTTGACCAGCGCAATGCCGGCCAGCACCAGCACCGCGGCCATCAGAAAACGCAGACTGAACGACTCGCCGAGCAGCAGCACGCCGAAGGTCACGCCGAACAGCGGCGTGAGGAACGAGAACACCGACAGGCGCGACGCGATATAGCGCGTCAGCAACCAGAACCACACCAGATAGCTGACGAACGCCACCACCACGGCTTGATACGCGAGGCTCACCACCGCCAGCGGCGTGACGGTTTCCACGCGCGCCTGGCCGAGTGCGAGTGCAAGCGCGAGCAGGACCGCCGCCGAGACTGTCAGTTGGTAGAACAGCGTCTTGCTGGCGCTCGAATGAGCGAGGCGCGTGGCGCGCACCACCACGGTGGTCGCGGCCCACGCAATGCCGGCCAGCACGCCGAGCACGTCGCCGGCGACACCCGTGAATACCGACCCTTGCGCGGCGTGGCCATGCAGGAAGCCGTCCGCGAATGCGAGCGCCATACCCGCGAACGCCACGAAGATGCCGAGCCACTGAATGCGCCGCATGCGCTCGCCGTCGACGAACCAGTGCAGGCCAAGCGCCGTGAAGCACGGCGCGGTGTACAGAAAGACCGCCATGCGCGACGCGCTGGTCAGCGTCAGGCCGAGAAAAATGCACACGAACTCGCTGGCGAACAGCACGCCCGCGAGCAGGCCGGCGCCAAGGGTGCCGTCGTCGCGAAAGAGCGGCGTGCCGCGTGAGCGCGCCCAGCCCCATACGAGCAGTGCCGCGATCGCCGAGCGCAGGCCGGCCTGAAAAACCGGTGGCAGCGCCACGTTGGTGCTTTTGATCGCGACTTGCTGGAGACCCCAGATCGCGCACAGGCCGATCATCAGGAGGATGGCGACGCTATCCGGGGCGCGGCGTGCGGGCAGTGCAGAGGTGCTCATTGGACGGAGTCGGATCGGGAACAGGTCGTACGATAGCAAACCTGTCCACCTCGCCAACCGATGACCCCACCGCCTACGCGTGCTTCTTACAGGCAGCAAGTTTTTTGCTGATTTCACAACACCCGCGCAACACACCGTCAGACTAATTTCGCACTCTTGCCGTTTCGCGCTAAGGTTCAGCCACAAACGTTTCGTCAGGATATTCGTACCGGCTGCATCCGGTGCGGTGCAAGGCTTCTCAGTACGAAGAATGCGAAGTATAGGCGGACAGCAGCGTGCCGGTTTCGCTGAGGGATCCGCCACGGCAGACGAACCCAAATCCGCGCAATGCGGAGCCTGTACGAGGAAAAGCGATGAAGAACGTAGGCAGGTGGGCCGCGGCGGCAGTGCCTGCGGCGTTGGCGTCGTTGGGGTGTCAGATGGCGCACGCGCAATCCAGCGTGACGCTGTACGGCGTGGTCGACGAGAGTGTGCGCTATCTGACTCACGCCAACAAGGCCGGCGACTCGTCGATCGGACTCGGCAACGGCGGCATGACGCAGAGCCGCTGGGGACTGAAGGGCGTCGAGGATCTGGGCGGCGGATGGTCTACCTTCTTCAAACTCGAAAATCGCATCTATATCAACAGCGGCCAAAGCGATCCCACGCTGCCGTTCTTCAATGAAGCGCAGGTCGGCGTGCGTTCGGATTCCTACGGCCAGATCATTCTCGGTCGTCAGTACAACGTCGTGATCGAAGGCGTCACGGTGGCCGGTTACGGCAGCAATTCCTGGATCCCGTACGACTTCAGCTTTCAACCTGAAGTGACGATGACGGGTGGCATCTGGACCAGCAACCAGGTGCAGTATCAGGCGAAATATAACGGTTTCACGTTCGCGGCCGGTTACGCATTCGGCGGCAATGCGGGGAATTCCTACGGCAGCCAGATCGGCGCGGCCGCGGCTTATAAACCGGAAGGCGGTCCGTTCAGCCTGGGCGGCGCGTATGAAGAGTCGAAAGATTCCGTCAACGGCGCGGCCGCGAAGACGTGGACCTTCGGCGGCGCGTACACGTGGAATCTCACGCGCTTTTCCGCCGGCTACATCGTCAATCAGAACGATGCGGGCTTTTCGAATTTCGCCAACGGGCCGTTCACCGCGCCCGTGCTGGCGGCCCTCAAGTACACGGACTTTGCGCGGCGCCGCATGATCATGGGCGGCATCACGCAACAGGTCAGTAACAAGTGGCACTTTGCCGCGAACATCTGGCGTACGCTGCAGGACGGCAAAACGGCGGCGCAGGACGGCTCCGCCTGGCAGTACCAACTGGTGGCGGACTACAACCTGTCCAGACGCACCGATATCTATCTGGAAGGCGACTATTCGATCTATCGCGGCGATCTGATCGGTGCGCAACTGCAGGGCGTCAACGGCGTCGGGCTTGCGCAAAAGGGCTCGCAGATCGGGTTGATGGCAGGCGTGCGGCATCAGTTCTGAGTACGGCTTTCCGTTTGGCACGCTCTGCAGCGGCGCGTGATTCCGGGTACATTTACGGTCTCGCTATCACGCAACAGGGAGTGCACAATGCGCCTGCTTCACACCATGCTCCGGGTCGGCGACCTGGATCGCTCGATTGCCTTTTACACCGAACTGCTCGGCATGAAACTGCTGCGCCGCGACGACTATCCGGACGGCAAATTCACGCTGGCATTCGTCGGTTACGAAGATGAGCGCGACGGCACCGTGCTCGAACTCACCCACAACTGGGACACGCCTTCTTACGACCTCGGCACCGGTTTCGGCCACCTCGCCGTCGAAGTGGACGACGCCTACGCCGCATGTGACAGAATCAAGGCACAAGGCGGCACGGTCGTGCGCGAAGCCGGCCCGATGAAGCACGGCACGACCGTGATCGCTTTCGTCACGGATCCGGACGGCTACAAGATCGAGTTCATCCAGAAGAAGAAATAAAGCAGGGCGGCGGGGCGAGATCAGATCATGAATAACAGCAATCCCTACTTCAAGGAACTCGACGAGATCCACGTCGAACTCGCGGCCCTGTTCGACGGCTCCGCGGATGAAGGCGCGCTGCAACGAATCATGGCGCGCTTCGCTCCGCAATTCACGCTGGTCATGACGTCAGGCATCGCACTGGATCACGCCGGCTTGCGTGAGACATTCTCGAAGCTGCGCGGCGCGCGTCCAGGCTCGCAAATCAGCATCCGCGACAAGGAGATCGTTGCCGAATATCCGTCAGGGGCGGTGGTGAAATATCGCGAGTATCAGCGCGACAACACCGGCAACGCGAATGTGCGGCGCTCCACGGCGGTGATGGATCGCGACGCGCACGGTAAGGTGACGTGGCGTCATCTGCAGGAAACGTTCTGCTCGGAATGAGCGGGAGAGTGTGACAAGCCGGTGCTTCAGTTTGAAATTGAAGCGCCGGTTTCAAGGCGCGAGGTGCCAGGTGCCAGGTGCCAGGTGCCAGGTGCCAGGTGCGAGGCCCGAGGCCCGAGGCCTTAAAGCGTCGGCAGTAATTCCGGCGGATGCGACTTCAATGTCTGCCGCGCTTCGCGGAATTCCGGAAAAATCGATTCGACGGTTTGCCAGAAACGCGGGCTGTGATTCATTTCACGCAGATGCGCGAGTTCATGAGCAACCACATAATCGATGATGGAAAGTGGAAAGTGAATCAACCGCCAGTTCAGGCGGATCTTGCCGTCACTCGAACAACTGCCCCAACGCGTCGCCGCTGAAGAAAGCGCGTACGCACGATAGTTCACGCCCAGTTTCTCCGCGTAAATCGCGAGCCGCTCGCCGAACAGGCGCTTTGCTTCGCCCTGCAGCCAGCCTTGCACGCGGTCCTTGATCTGCTGCGGGTCCGCTTGCAACGGCAACGGTACTTGCAGTGCCGCGTCTTCCGCGCTGAACGCGAGGATGCCCTGCGGCGAGCCGAGCTTTACGCGCACGGGCTGACCGAGATACGGCACTTCGGCGCCATCTTTCCAGTCGACCTTCGGCAATGCGCGCTGCTCGACACGCGTTTGCCACTCGATCAGCTTCGTGAAAATCCAGCGCTGCTTTTCGGTGATCGCGGTTTCGATATCGGCGAGCGTGACCCAACGCGGTGCGGTGATCGTCAGACCGGTGCTGTCGATCGCAAAGCCGATCGAGCGTCGCGCCGAACGCTTGAGGACGTAATGGAGCGTGCGTGAGCCGATCGCGAGGCTGCGCAGCTTGCTGCCATCCGGTGCGAGCGGCACGGCCGGTTGCTGGCTTCCCGGCGAACTCTGCAACGAGCCAGGCGAAGGTGCGGAAGGTGAAGGGGACGACGACGTCGACCCCGGCTCGGCAAAGAGCGGGAGATCGAGTTGCCGGTTATCGAGCGCCGCGGCGGGCTGCGGCGTAGGAGACTTCTGCATCGGATTCGGCTTCGCGCTAATACGCTTTCGAGGGCGTGGGCGCGTCAGATTGGTGCGGCGGCGGAACTGCTTTCCGCCGCGCGGTACGCGGTAGGATCGATGCGACGCATTTCAGCTTCGATCCACCGTTCGACGCGCGTGTTCACTTCATCGGGCGTGAGCCCCGTCGTCTCGATCGGCTTGCCGATCGACACTGTGACTATACCCGCATATTTGAGAAACGAGTTGCGAGGCCATACACGTCCTGCGTTGTGCGCGATCGGTACGACCGGCGCACCGGTGGCTATCGCGAAACGCGCGCCGCCGGTTTTGTATTTGCCTTGCGTGCCGGTGCGGGTGCGTGTGCCTTCCGGAAACATGATGACCCAGGCGCCTTCCGCCATGCGCGCCTTGCCTTGCCTGATGACGGATTCGAACGCGTACTTGCCTTCCTTGCGATCGATATGAACCATCTTCAGCAGGCCGAGCGCCCAACCGAAAAACGGCACGTACAGCAATTCGCGCTTGAACACGTAGCACAGCGGCCGCGGCATCAACGCCGGAAACGCCAGCGTTTCCCATGCCGATTGATGCTTGGAGAGCAACACGGCGGGGCCGTCGGGGAGGTTCTCCATGCCCTCGATCCGGTAGCGGATACCGTTCAGCCAGCGCACCGTATGCAGCGTGGCGCGACACCAGCCGGCCGCCATCCAGTAGCGGTTGTCGGCGCGCATGAACGGAAATGCGATGAAGCATGCAGTCGCGTACGGCACCGTGAACAGAACGAAGTAGATCAGCAGAAGCAAAGAACGGATGAAGCGCATCGGCGTGGTCAGTGAGGGATGGGGACGCGCTCGGCGCGCGTCACTCTTGAGCGTCGGCGAGGAAGTCGAGCGCGAACGCACGCAGGTCGTCGTGCACAATCGTGCCTTCTGGCAGACCGCCGGCCGCAAGCGTTTTGCGGCCCTTGCCCGTCAGCACCAGGTGAACCGGATGGCCGAGCGCCGCGCCGGCCTGCAGATCGCGCATGGCGTCGCCCACTACCGGCGTATTTTCCGGATCGACCTCGAAGCGCTCGGCGATCATCTTCAGCATGCCGGGCTTCGGCTTGCGGCACTCGCAGTGGTCTTCCGCCGTGTGCGGGCAGAAGAACACCGCGTCGATGCGCCCGCCGACCGCGGCCGCCATGCGATGCATCTTCAGATGCATTGCATTGAGCGCGTTCATGTCGAACAGGCCGCGGCCGATGCCCGACTGGTTGGTCGCGATCGCCACGCGATAGCCAGCCTGGTTCAGACGCGCGATGGCTTCCAGTGCACCGGGTAGGGCAACCCATTCGTCCGGCGACTTGATGAACGCGTCGGAGTCGACGTTGATCACGCCGTCGCGGTCGAGGATCACCACTTTTTTGGTCGGCATGGCGCGGGGCTCAGGCTGCGAGTCGGGAAATGTCGGCGACGCAGTTCATCTGCTGATGCAGTGCGCCGAGCAAGGCCAGACGGTTGGCGCGCAACGCGGGATCTTCGGCGTTGACCATCACGTCGTTGAAGAACGTGTCGACCGGTTCGCGCAACGCGGCGAGCGCGGTCAGCGCACCCGTGTAGTCGCGCGCGGCCAGTTGTGACTGCACGCGCGGCGCGACCTGTTCGAGCTGTGCATGCAAGGCTTTTTCCGCCGCTTCGACGAGCAGCGCGACCTGCACCCCGCCGGTCGCCGCGCCTTCCGACTTCTTCAGGATGTTCGAGATGCGCTTGTTGGCCGCCGCGAGCGAAGCCGCTTCAGCCAGCGATGCGAATTCGCGCACGGCATCCAGACGCGCGACGATATCGTCCAGACGCGTGGGGTTCAGCGCCAGCACCGCGTCGATTTCACCCGGCGCATAGCCGCGCTCGCGCAGCAGGCCGCGCAGGCGGTCCATGCTGAACTCGTAAATGGCCTGCGTCGAATCGACGACGTTCGGCACCGCGGCGAATTGTGCGTAAGCGGTGCGCAGCAGTTCGACGAAGTCGACCGGCAGTTGCTTCTCGACGAGAATGCGCAGCACGCCGAGCGCGTGACGGCGCAGCGCGAACGGGTCTTTTTCACCGGTGGGTTGCAGACCGATGCCCCAGATGCCGACCAGTGTTTCGAGCTTGTCGGCCAGCGCGACGACGGTGCCGGTTGTGGTAGTGGGCAATGCGTCGCCGGAGAAACGCGGCTGATAGTGTTCCGAGCACGCGAGCGCGACTTCTTCCGGCTCGCCGTCGTGGCGCGCGTAGTACGTGCCCATCGTGCCCTGCAGCTCGGGGAATTCGCCGACCATGTCGGTGATCAGATCGGCCTTGGCGAGGCGCGCGGCGCGCTTGGCGAGCGCCACGTCCGCGCCGATCAGTTCGGCAATCGCGCCGGCCAGCGCTTCGACGCGCTCTACGCGTTGCAGTGCCGAGCCGAGCTTGTTGTGATACACGACGTTCGCGAGCAGCGGCACGCGATCGGCGAGCGTCTTCTTCTTGTCCTGCTCGAAGAAGAACTTCGCGTCGGCCAGACGCGGACGCACCACGCGCTCGTTGCCTTCCACGATATCGCCCGGCGTGGACGTTTCGATATTCGACACGATCAGGAAGCGCGAACGCAGCTTGCCGTTCGCATCGGTCAGCGCGAAGTATTTCTGGTTCGTCTGCATGGTGAGGATCAGGCATTCCTGCGGCACTTGCAGGAATTCGTCCTCGAAACGGCACGCGTAGACCACCGGCCACTCGACCAGCGACGTCACTTCGTCCAGCAGCGATTCCGGCATCACGACCTGGTCGCCGTTTGCTTGCGCGAGCAGATGCGTGCGGATGGTCTCCTTGCGATCGGAGAAATTCGCCACTACGCGGCCTTTGTGCAGCAGCGTCTCGGCGTACGAATCCGCGTGCTGGATCTGCACGAAACCTTCGGAGAGGAAACGATGGCCGAGCGTGGTGTCGTCGGCGTCGATGCCGAGCGCGCTCACCGGCACGATCTGTTCGCCGTGCAGCGCGGTCAGCCGATGCGCCGGACGCACGAACTGCACATTGGTGCCGTCCGGGCGCTGATACGTCATGACCTTCGGAATGGGCAGCTTGGCGAGTGTTTCGTCGAGCGCGCTTTGCAGGCCTTCGGCGAGCGTCGCGCCGGGCGCGGCATAGCGCAGGAAGAACGCTTCGGCCTTACCGTCCTGTGCGCGCTCCAGGTCGTTCACCGAGAAATCGGGGAAGCCGAGCGCAGCGAGTTTCTTGGCGAGCGGCGCGGTGGGCTGGCCGTCTTTATCCAGCGCGACGGAAACCGGCAGCACTTTTTCGCGCACGTGTTTTTCCGGCGCAACCGCGCGTACGTTTTTGATCGTGACGGCGAGGCGGCGCGGCGTGGCATAACGTTCGAACGACAATTCGCCTTCGACCAGGTCGCGCGCCGCGAGGCGCTGCGCAATGCCTTCAGCGAAGGCGTCGCCAAGACGCGCGAGCGCTTTAGGCGGCAGTTCTTCGGTCAGCAGTTCGACGAGCAGAGTAGCTTGATGGGGTTGAGTCATTTCTTGATGTTCTCGTCAGTCCTGGTCGATCTTGCGTTCGACTTTCAGCGGCGGCGCCCATGCGGGCATGGCGGCGTCCTGTTCGTCAGTCGTGAGGCCGGGCACGCCGTGCACCGGATTGCCGAGCATCGGGAAACCGAGCTTCTCGCGCGAATCGTAGTAGGCCTGCGCGACCAGCTTCGACAGCGCGCGAATGCGGCCGATGTATGCCGCGCGTTCCGTGACCGAAATGGCGCCGCGCGCGTCGAGCAGGTTGAACGTGTGGCCGGCTTTCAGCACTAGTTCATAGGCGGGCAGGGCGATCTGCGCTTCGATCATGCGCCTTGCTTCGGCTTCGTAGCTGTTGAAGATCGAGAACAGCAACTCGACGTTCGCGTGCTCGAAGTTGTAGGCGGACTGTTCGACTTCGTTCTGATGGTAGACGTCGCCATAAGTCAGGCGACGCAGTTCGGGGCCGTTCGGGCCTTGCTCTTCCCACTCAGTCCAGACCAGGTCGTAGACGTTTTCGACCTTCTGCAAATACATGGCGAGGCGCTCGAGGCCATACGTGATTTCGCCGAGCACCGGTTTGCAGTCCAGACCGCCAACCTGCTGGAAGTAGGTGAACTGGGTCACTTCCATGCCGTTCAGCCACACTTCCCAGCCGAGACCCCAGGCGCCGAGCGTGGGGTTTTCCCAGTCGTCTTCGACGAAGCGCACGTCGTTCTGCTTCAGGTCGAAGCCGAGGGCTTCGAGCGAGCCGAGGTACAGGTCGAGGATATTTTCCGGCGCAGGCTTGAGCACCACCTGGTACTGATAGTAATGCTGCAGACGGTTCGGGTTCTCGCCGTAGCGGCCGTCTTTCGGGCGGCGCGACGGTTGCACGTACGCCGCGCGCCACGGCTCGGGGCCGATCGCGCGCAGGAAAGTATGGACGTGGGACGTGCCCGCGCCGACTTCCATGTCGATTGGCTGGAGCAACGCGCAACCCTGCTTGTCCCAGTAGGACTGCATTGTCAGGATGATTTGCTGAAACGTGAGCATGAAGTGCCTTTCGGGCATGGGGCCGCGCCGTGAACGCCGAAGCGCGCCGGGGTGGCCGTGGAGCGAAGTGCTAAACCAGAGATTTTAACGGAAAGGGAGGGGGGTGTCCGTTTTGCGGGGTGATGAGGTTGATGGGAGCCGTCGAGCGCCCACTTTTTCATTCGGCCAGGATCTGGGTCCAGTCGGTTGTCCCTGGTTGCTCTTTCAGCACTTCCCCTCGTCTGACCGGAAGGCACGGGTGCTGTATTTGTCGTTCTCGTTGTCGCTATCGAAATCGGGTGATATCTGACGGGTGCGTGCGCGGTTTCCTAATGCCGTGAGGGCGACGTGCCGGGCAAAATGTTCGAATAGTTCATTGCCGAGCGGCGATTTCGGATTCAGGTTCTGGAATTGCGTCAATGACTGTGCGGAGCTTAGCGGCTGCCCGAGAATCTAGAGCGCATCTTGCTCCGCATCTGCTTGCCGGGAAGCACGGTGCCCGGCTGTGAAGTGCGAGCCGAATGAATCCGAAGGAGTGAAAAGTATGTTTCAAGATAAAGCAGTGGCACTGGAAGTGAGCAAGCGAATGTTGAAGATAAACGGTTCACTAGACGAGACGATCGCCTTTGTTCAGGCACACTGCTCGAATGAAGAGCTTGAAGATTTCAAACATGCTATGGGAGAGGTCATGTACATGGTGTTCGAAAAGGTACTCATCCCCATATACAAGCGGCACCCGGAACTCATTCCTGAGGGGCAACGGGTAAGCGGAATTACCGACTGAGATATGGAAGGCGTGGTGAGGGGCGATGAGATCCCTTTGCGCCCGGAGCAATGCAGGTCCCTCCGTTACGATGGGAGGGCGCGCTGGACCGACAAGCTGCCCGGCTAAAAGGATGACGAGACGTCCTGGTCCCCAAAGGGGCCAGGACCGAATTGAGACAGGCCGGTCAATACGATCCCGCCAGCCGCCGGAGAACGTCAGTTGGCGCAGAAAAGACCGTGCAAATATATGGTTCGCTAAAGTGCCCGTATGGAGATATGGGGCGAATTCTCGAGCGGAATCACGTCGCCGCCAACTCCACCTTCGGCGAGAACGAATCGCTTTGCGCCACCGGCCAGTACTTCTCGAACAGCGAGTAGCGATAATTGCCGTTGAGCAGATCGTTCGGATCGAGATACTTCAGCAGCTCCGACATCAACTGCACCTCATGCGACGACACGCGCCGCACGATGTGATGCGCGCGCAGTTCAGCCGGATGCTTCAACCCCGCGGCCTGAATGATTTCCTTCAGCGCATGCAGTGTGTTGTGATGGAAATTGAAGACGCGGTCTGCCTTGTCGGGAACCACCAGAGCGCGCTGGCGCACCGGGTCCTGCGTCGCGACGCCGGTCGGGCAGCGCCCGGTGTGGCAGGTCTGCGCCTGAATGCAGCCCACCGCGAACATGAAGCCGCGCGCCGCGTTGACCCAGTCCGCGCCGATAGCGAGCGTTTTGGTGATGTCGAACGCGGTGATCATCTTGCCGCTCGCGCCAATGCGAATACGTTGCCGCAAGCCGATGCCCACCAGCGTGTTATGCACCAGCAGCAGGCCTTCCTGCAACGGCACGCCAACGTGATCCGTGAATTCGAGCGGCGCCGCGCCCGTGCCGCCTTCCGCGCCGTCCACCACGATAAAATCAGGCAGGATGCCCGTTTCCAGCATCGCCTTCGCAATGCCGAAAAATTCCCACGGGTGCCCGATACACAGCTTGAACCCGGTCGGCTTGCCACCCGACAGCGTGCGCAGACGGTCGACGAATTCCAGCAGGCCGCGCGGCGTGGAGAACTCCGAGTGCGTGGCCGGCGAGATGCAGTCGCGGCCCATCGGCACGCCGCGCGTCTCGGCGATTTCCGGCGTGATCTTGGCGGCCGGCAGGACGCCGCCGTGACCCGGCTTCGCGCCTTGCGAGAGCTTCACCTCGATCATCTTCACTTGCGGCTCGGCGGCCTGCTTCGCGAACTTCTCCGCGCTGAAGGTGCCGTCTTCGTTGCGGCAGCCGAAGTAGCCCGAGGCGATTTCCCAGATGATGTCGCCGCCGTGCTCGCGGTGATACTTCGACATCGAGCCTTCGCCGGTGTCGTGCGCGAAGTTGCCTTTTTTCGCGCCGAGGTTCAGCGCCATGATCGCGTTCGCCGACAGCGAGCCGAAGCTCATTGCCGAGACGTTGAAGATCGACATCGAATAAGGCTGCGCGCGATCCGGTCCGACTACGATGCGGAAGTCGTGACTATCGAGCCTGGTCGGCGCGAGCGAGTGGCTGATCCATTCGTGCGCAACGGCCTTGACGTCGAGCTCCGTGCCGTACGGGCGGCTATCGACGTCGTTCTTCGCGCGCTGGTAGACGATGCTGCGCTGGGCGCGCGAGAACGGCTTTTCGTCAGTATCGCCTTCAACGAAATACTGGCGGATTTCCGGCCGGATGAATTCGAACAGGAAACGGAAATGGCCCCACAGCGGATAGTTGCGCAGGATCGCGTGACGCTGCTGTGTCAGGTCGAACAGCCCGAGCGCGACGAGCGCGAGCGGCACGATGATCCAGAACCACGAAATGTGATGCGTGGCGGCGAACGCCGCACAGACCGCGAACAGCGCGGCTGCACACCACATGGCGAGATAACGTCGAGAAAACATGGGAACTCCGGTGCAGTGAGGATCGTCACGGCGGGACCGCCAACGCCGCTGGCGCCAGCGGAATCCGTCGTGAAGGAAAACGGGCGACGGCCTGTCATGGTGACGCGAATGGTGACGCGAGTTGCCGCTTGAAGAGCGAACGCATGGACGCCGCCGAGCAGGTTCAGGCGTGCACGCACAGCGGTGCGCTGCATTGCCGCTCACGGCAATGCTGATCGATTGAATGCATGGTCAACGGGCGGTCAGCAGCGCCGCTTTCTGAGGCTGGCGTGTGACCGGCTGACCGGTCACCGCATGTTCGATGATGCCGCCGCCCAGGCACACGTCGCCATCGTAGAGCACGGCGGATTGCCCTGGTGTGACAGCCCATTGCGCAGTGTCGAAATTCAGTTCGAACAGGCCTTCGCCGGCTCCCGCCGAGCTGAACGTGCACGGTGCATCCGCTTGCCGGTAACGGGTCTTCGCGCCGCAGGCGAAGCCGTCCGCTGGCGGCTCGCCCGCCACCCAGCTCGTGTTGCCCGCGGACAGCGTATGGCTGAGCAGCCACGGATGATCGTGGCCTTGCGCGACGTACAGTGTGTTCGACGGGATGTCCTTGCCGGCCACGAACCACGGCTCGCCGCTGCCGTCCTTGCTGCCGCCGAGGCCGATGCCCTTGCGCTGTCCAAACGTGTAGAACGCGAGGCCGATATGTTCGCCGACCACTTTGCCCTCGGTGGTTTTCATCGGGCCGGGCTTGGTGGGCAGATAGCGATTCAGGAAGTCGCGGAACGGCCGTTCGCCGATAAAGCAGATGCCGGTCGAATCTTTCTTCTTCGCATTGGGCAGCGCGATCTGTTCGGCGATTTCGCGCACTTTGGTTTTCGGAATTTCGCCGAGCGGAAACAGCGTTTTCGACAACTGCGCCTGATTCAGCCGATGCAGGAAGTACGACTGATCTTTCGTATGGTCGAATGCCTTCAGCAG
This genomic stretch from Paraburkholderia dioscoreae harbors:
- the rsmA gene encoding 16S rRNA (adenine(1518)-N(6)/adenine(1519)-N(6))-dimethyltransferase RsmA, which translates into the protein MSTSRQQQGRHQGHIARKRFGQNFLVDMGVIDSIVDVIRPQRGERMVEIGPGLGALTEPLIERLATPEAPLHAVELDRDLIGRLKTKFGDLLELHAGDALAFDFGSLAAPGDKASLRIVGNLPYNISSPLLFHLTAFAHCVIDQHFMLQNEVVERMVAEPGTKAFSRLSVMLQYRYVIDKQLDVPPEAFNPPPKVDSAIVRMIPYELHELPAVDERVLGELVTAAFSQRRKMLRNTLAAYRDSVDFEGLGFDLQRRAEDVPVSEYVRVAQIVAANKA
- a CDS encoding DMT family transporter; translated protein: MSTSALPARRAPDSVAILLMIGLCAIWGLQQVAIKSTNVALPPVFQAGLRSAIAALLVWGWARSRGTPLFRDDGTLGAGLLAGVLFASEFVCIFLGLTLTSASRMAVFLYTAPCFTALGLHWFVDGERMRRIQWLGIFVAFAGMALAFADGFLHGHAAQGSVFTGVAGDVLGVLAGIAWAATTVVVRATRLAHSSASKTLFYQLTVSAAVLLALALALGQARVETVTPLAVVSLAYQAVVVAFVSYLVWFWLLTRYIASRLSVFSFLTPLFGVTFGVLLLGESFSLRFLMAAVLVLAGIALVNAPAKRVTI
- a CDS encoding porin gives rise to the protein MKNVGRWAAAAVPAALASLGCQMAHAQSSVTLYGVVDESVRYLTHANKAGDSSIGLGNGGMTQSRWGLKGVEDLGGGWSTFFKLENRIYINSGQSDPTLPFFNEAQVGVRSDSYGQIILGRQYNVVIEGVTVAGYGSNSWIPYDFSFQPEVTMTGGIWTSNQVQYQAKYNGFTFAAGYAFGGNAGNSYGSQIGAAAAYKPEGGPFSLGGAYEESKDSVNGAAAKTWTFGGAYTWNLTRFSAGYIVNQNDAGFSNFANGPFTAPVLAALKYTDFARRRMIMGGITQQVSNKWHFAANIWRTLQDGKTAAQDGSAWQYQLVADYNLSRRTDIYLEGDYSIYRGDLIGAQLQGVNGVGLAQKGSQIGLMAGVRHQF
- the gloA gene encoding lactoylglutathione lyase gives rise to the protein MRLLHTMLRVGDLDRSIAFYTELLGMKLLRRDDYPDGKFTLAFVGYEDERDGTVLELTHNWDTPSYDLGTGFGHLAVEVDDAYAACDRIKAQGGTVVREAGPMKHGTTVIAFVTDPDGYKIEFIQKKK
- a CDS encoding M48 family metallopeptidase, producing the protein MQKSPTPQPAAALDNRQLDLPLFAEPGSTSSSPSPSAPSPGSLQSSPGSQQPAVPLAPDGSKLRSLAIGSRTLHYVLKRSARRSIGFAIDSTGLTITAPRWVTLADIETAITEKQRWIFTKLIEWQTRVEQRALPKVDWKDGAEVPYLGQPVRVKLGSPQGILAFSAEDAALQVPLPLQADPQQIKDRVQGWLQGEAKRLFGERLAIYAEKLGVNYRAYALSSAATRWGSCSSDGKIRLNWRLIHFPLSIIDYVVAHELAHLREMNHSPRFWQTVESIFPEFREARQTLKSHPPELLPTL
- a CDS encoding lysophospholipid acyltransferase family protein, yielding MRFIRSLLLLIYFVLFTVPYATACFIAFPFMRADNRYWMAAGWCRATLHTVRWLNGIRYRIEGMENLPDGPAVLLSKHQSAWETLAFPALMPRPLCYVFKRELLYVPFFGWALGLLKMVHIDRKEGKYAFESVIRQGKARMAEGAWVIMFPEGTRTRTGTQGKYKTGGARFAIATGAPVVPIAHNAGRVWPRNSFLKYAGIVTVSIGKPIETTGLTPDEVNTRVERWIEAEMRRIDPTAYRAAESSSAAAPI
- the gmhB gene encoding D-glycero-beta-D-manno-heptose 1,7-bisphosphate 7-phosphatase; the encoded protein is MPTKKVVILDRDGVINVDSDAFIKSPDEWVALPGALEAIARLNQAGYRVAIATNQSGIGRGLFDMNALNAMHLKMHRMAAAVGGRIDAVFFCPHTAEDHCECRKPKPGMLKMIAERFEVDPENTPVVGDAMRDLQAGAALGHPVHLVLTGKGRKTLAAGGLPEGTIVHDDLRAFALDFLADAQE